Genomic segment of Vicia villosa cultivar HV-30 ecotype Madison, WI unplaced genomic scaffold, Vvil1.0 ctg.001374F_1_1, whole genome shotgun sequence:
GAATTTTCAGCAGTGCTCTTCTCCGATCTGAAAGCTCAATCCACTCCAAAAGATTGTTTTAAATAGCAAGCGACAAACCTAATTGCAGTGAGgaacaaatattatattttatgttagggtttgtgcagttTTGTTAattgtgagcctctctaatataTCTTGATAGAAGATTAGGACGGTCACTTTTGATTTATAATTGATGTTaatcattcataagcttttaagcattaagTGATTGtgtgtctttgaagtgtgtcttaTAAAGTTTGTAAACTTAACacggttgtgattgagggggattgaGAAGGGTTTCATACCTAggcgagtcttaggtagaagtatagcacgggtagtgattaagtAAGAAGGCAGTAATCGAAGGTTGTTTACATAGGACTTTGAATTAATACTATCTTAGTGGACTCATCTCTAGCTTGGTAGCCCATAGAGTAGGTGTTGTTTTACACTGAACTGgatgaacaattctgtgtgttcttttatctttcagaattgtttttaattgtttataccttgtcattgtgtgttGTTCATAGATCAATGTCTCGACATCTCTTAGGACATCTGAAATCTGAATACCAACATTTCAGTGCGTACAACCTCTCTAGGAATCAAAACCTAGCATGGCACCCTCAGGTGGCTTCTATATTCTATAAGGCATCCATTGAGTCAAATCCTAGATTACTCACCATCATATCCACTGCTTCATCTCTGATAATCCTGTCGGGGTCTAATAGTCTTCCTTTAATCGAAAGATACAACAAAGATGAGACATCGTCGAATGTTATGGACATCTTACCCCATGGAAGATGAAAAAATGACGTCTTAGAGTGTCATCTCTATACAAAAGCGGAAAACATACCATGGTTAAATAGTAATATAATCGGTACTGCATAAGTCTCACAACCTATATAGTTGTAACCTATTCCAAAACCACTTTTCATCATGGTGTGGCCGACTTGCAATCTTTCAGCCATGGTTGGTGCATTTTTTAGCATAATGGTATTGTAGAAAGTTAAATCATTGTTAGAAACATAGAATGGTATAATAAATGTGTTTCAAAGAATGAATACAATTAAATTTTACCACTATATCCCACACATGTTCAATAGTATGGTTCTAATATAGAGGCATCAACGGTAAGTCGGACAAGCCTCCTCTAACCCCAGGGGTGCCTCGGTTGTCTCGGGTGCCTTGGGTACCTCAACATGTACCAATGGGGATTCCGAGACATTAGGAGATGACTCCTGCCTCCTTCAAGAAGACGGAGGCGGAGATGCATGGGCCTCAGAAGTTGACACCTCCGCATCAATCGAACTAGAATTGACCGGTGCCTGTGATGATCGAACTATTTTTCTTTGAATCGATGCATGTTGCGCAACTCTGTTGTGCGTCAATAAATCTTGGTTATCATAATGCTTATAATTAAACCACACAAGCATTATACAAATGAAACACAATGAAATAAAGTCAAACAATGAAGATAGAAAAAATTCGAGAAATGCATTTCCAGATTCTGAAAaatcaaatcattgaaaaaatttGGAGATCCATTTTCGTAATATTCTGCAACTCAGAGAAGAATGAAAAACGGCAGAAATACAGTCGAAATCCAACACCCAAAAAATGCATTGTTTATTTAAATTACCTATCAAGCACATTACTCATTTAAATAACATATCTAAACTACCTATTACATAACCTAATGTTCAATTTCTACAAatgtatatagaaataaaatttttACGAAATGTGTGTTTCTACAaatgtatataaaaataaaacttttacGAAATGTGTGTTTGATATTGAGCTCTTTAATCGATTGAACGTTGATGGTAACATAAACGTAACATAAGTAGAATAAGTATGAGAGTTTGTGAGTTGAGAGTTGAGAGGTTTTGAGAGTTTGTGAGTGGAGAGAGTACAAGAGAAGTGAGGAAGGAGAAGAAATTCTTACACATATTTGAGAGAAGGACCTAGatgctatttttattattacgaGAGGTGAGTCACCATTTTTTGTTAGCAAGGAATCCCATGTATTGCACAAGAATATTCTGGTACTGGTTGTATATAGGATCTATATATTGTACTTACATGATGATGAAAGGTTATTTGCTGATAACAACAACACAAAGAATCCTTGATGTGGGGGGATATTGATGATATGATTCTATACAGATGACTTTTATACCGACATGAGACACATGTTACACCCTGtccctttttaatatattttttcaacATTAATGTTACTATCTTTTTGTGTTGTGATTTTCAATGATATAGCCGGTGATTTTGACCACCGCGCAATACATTGTAGCTACGTGACATGGTTAACCAATTGCAATCTTATGATACAATATACAGCAATTGTTTGTGATACACAAACAGCAATTATTTGCATATTCAACTTATATCCATTCATTCGACATTATTAAAGGTAGAATATGCATACTAACATATAAAATGACTTATTCCTTCTTATGATTCCAAGAAAGAAAATTTATCAATTACTTCCAATAATATTATCAATAAGTTTTCCAACAGAAATGAAAGAAGATCCACCACTTGCAACAGCATTCCTAGCCTTCTCTTTCATCTCTTGAACCTTCTTGTGCACAATATTATCTCTATCCATCAATTTCTTCAACCCTTTCTCAATCTCCTCAGCCACCACATTATCACTACCCCTTCTATAATCCACTCTCAACTCCACAGCTACACCCCATTCTTTCACCATCCTAAAAGCATTAAGCTGTTGTTCTGCGTAAATAGGCCATGTCAATATTGGCACACCAAACCACAAACTTTCCAAAATAGAATTCCATCCACAATGTGAAACAAATCCACCTATAGCCTTATGTCCTAATATTTCAACTTGTGGTGCCCATTCACATGTCATTCCCTTACCTTCCAATTCCATCCATTCTAAGAACCCTTCTGGTGGAGACTTGACAGACCACAAAAACCTAACTCCACTATTCTTAAGTCCTAATGCTATTTCTCTTATTTGAGATGGAACAAAGCTAACTCCCAAGCTTCCAAAACATAGAAAAACAACAGATTTATTTGGCTGTTCATCTAGCCATTTCAATATCATATTATGCTGAGCTTTATCTAAACTAGGGTTAGGGTTACCTTTGAGATCAAGCAAAGGACCAACAGCATAGATAGGAGGAGTTTTTTCCTCATGATTAGATAATGCATCAATTGAATATTGTTCCAATTCTGAAAAAGTATTAACTATAATCCCTTTGGTGTCTCTAATCCTCTCAGCAAATGTATAATAAGCAACATATCCAccatgtttgttaaaaaaagCCTCCGGTAAGACATTACAAGGTACTGGAATTGAGAGACCATGAATCAAGAATTGATGATCCGGGTCAGAATCATCGAAAACATCTTCGATTCGGCGGTTTTGAAGCGAAAGCATGAGAGTTAAAAATCCAACACTTGATGTTAGAAACAAATAAGAAGGTATTCCAAGTTCATTTCCAACATCAATCATTGAAACACAGAAGTAATCTAGGACTAACCCAACAATTTTGTCTGATAAAATGGTCTGTATAGCAGCTTTGACATGAGGTATGAGACTTTCCATGACAGTCAAGATGAAGAACTCTGGGGATTTGAGTAGCTCTTCTGGAGGCGGTTGAACTTCAGGAAGATCAATGAGTTGGATTTGTGGCTCTGAGGCTAAAGCTGCTTTGATGTATGAATCTGAAATGAGAATGCCTGGGAATTTGATGCATAGAACTGTGATGGAAAGATTGGTATGAGTATTGATTAAGAGCTTTGCAAATTCAAGTGAAGAAACTAGGTGGCCAATCCCTGGTGCAGGAATGAAGATTAGTTCTGATTTTTTCTTCATC
This window contains:
- the LOC131634863 gene encoding UDP-glycosyltransferase 71K2-like, which codes for MTVNEMKKKSELIFIPAPGIGHLVSSLEFAKLLINTHTNLSITVLCIKFPGILISDSYIKAALASEPQIQLIDLPEVQPPPEELLKSPEFFILTVMESLIPHVKAAIQTILSDKIVGLVLDYFCVSMIDVGNELGIPSYLFLTSSVGFLTLMLSLQNRRIEDVFDDSDPDHQFLIHGLSIPVPCNVLPEAFFNKHGGYVAYYTFAERIRDTKGIIVNTFSELEQYSIDALSNHEEKTPPIYAVGPLLDLKGNPNPSLDKAQHNMILKWLDEQPNKSVVFLCFGSLGVSFVPSQIREIALGLKNSGVRFLWSVKSPPEGFLEWMELEGKGMTCEWAPQVEILGHKAIGGFVSHCGWNSILESLWFGVPILTWPIYAEQQLNAFRMVKEWGVAVELRVDYRRGSDNVVAEEIEKGLKKLMDRDNIVHKKVQEMKEKARNAVASGGSSFISVGKLIDNIIGSN